A genomic segment from Rhodopirellula islandica encodes:
- a CDS encoding alginate export family protein has protein sequence MSQRHWKRRLVGAIAIAFSTAALTTPLHAQDTSGLEQVEVLVFQQGSGALTDPGPSPTAPNESPAASSIVESQSSIAEPVLDSSAYSDADLSYSAPCTCCANGCCTKKKKEAAMAKMKGAYQGVFYANDFSYLDDPCYDGPSFFGDSLKGLLDGTLDVGGEARVRYHSENNHRGLGITGNDDNFWLTRYRMFANWHLSENVRFYGEYLYADSGGETFASRPIEENRGEAQNLFLEAQLTDNLSVRGGRQELLMGAQRLISPLDWANTRRTFDGVRATYANQDGSLEAFYTNPVRRTAAYDDRWDATNTDVDFFGVYMTRKDTWLGQWENYYLGFNDDAGDFDYHTIGSRIVGKTGSNWLYEYEGGTQFGTNSDGTDHSAGFFTGGLGRQVAMTSDWKPTFWMWYDYASGGDDDLRGGDGFDHMFPLAHKYLGFMDLFGRRNIHDINAQFITPFFGEKVKLILWYHYFMLDEKTTPFNVVMNPSNPGNAAGDRELGHEIDVLFQVALNPRNSALIGYSHFNSGKYYSTTAGVQNLDADFFYFQYQTRF, from the coding sequence ATGTCCCAACGCCACTGGAAACGCCGTCTTGTGGGTGCGATCGCGATCGCGTTCTCAACCGCGGCCCTTACGACTCCCCTTCATGCGCAAGACACTTCCGGTCTCGAGCAGGTGGAAGTCCTGGTCTTTCAACAGGGTTCGGGGGCGCTCACGGATCCCGGTCCGTCCCCAACCGCTCCGAACGAATCGCCCGCAGCTTCTTCGATTGTGGAATCGCAGTCGTCGATCGCGGAACCGGTTTTGGACTCGTCTGCCTACTCGGACGCTGACCTTTCCTACTCAGCGCCCTGCACTTGCTGTGCAAATGGATGCTGCACGAAGAAAAAGAAAGAAGCTGCGATGGCGAAAATGAAAGGTGCCTACCAAGGCGTCTTCTACGCCAACGACTTCAGCTACCTGGACGATCCTTGCTACGACGGTCCTTCTTTCTTTGGCGATTCACTGAAAGGATTGTTGGACGGAACGTTGGACGTGGGTGGGGAAGCACGGGTTCGCTACCACAGCGAAAACAACCACCGCGGCTTGGGGATCACCGGCAACGACGACAACTTTTGGCTGACTCGCTATCGCATGTTCGCCAACTGGCATCTTTCCGAGAACGTCCGGTTCTACGGGGAGTACTTGTACGCTGATTCCGGTGGCGAGACCTTCGCCAGCCGTCCAATCGAAGAGAACCGCGGGGAAGCCCAGAACCTGTTCCTCGAAGCTCAGCTGACGGACAACTTGTCGGTCCGCGGGGGACGTCAAGAGTTGTTGATGGGAGCTCAGCGATTGATCTCACCATTGGATTGGGCCAACACCCGTCGCACGTTTGACGGTGTGCGTGCGACCTACGCCAATCAAGATGGTTCTTTGGAGGCGTTCTACACGAATCCTGTCCGACGGACCGCCGCCTACGATGATCGTTGGGACGCTACCAACACTGACGTGGATTTCTTTGGCGTCTACATGACACGGAAAGACACTTGGTTGGGGCAGTGGGAAAACTACTACCTTGGTTTCAACGATGACGCGGGCGATTTTGACTACCACACAATTGGCAGTCGCATCGTGGGCAAGACGGGTTCCAATTGGCTGTACGAGTACGAAGGCGGCACGCAGTTCGGGACCAACAGTGATGGAACGGACCACAGCGCCGGTTTCTTCACCGGAGGTCTGGGGCGTCAGGTCGCGATGACGAGCGATTGGAAGCCAACGTTCTGGATGTGGTACGACTACGCTTCGGGCGGTGACGACGATCTTCGCGGTGGCGATGGTTTCGATCACATGTTCCCACTGGCTCACAAGTACTTGGGATTCATGGACTTGTTTGGTCGTCGTAACATCCACGACATCAACGCTCAGTTCATCACGCCCTTCTTTGGTGAGAAGGTCAAGTTGATTCTGTGGTATCACTACTTCATGTTGGACGAGAAAACCACGCCGTTCAACGTGGTGATGAACCCGTCGAATCCAGGGAACGCAGCGGGCGATCGTGAACTCGGACACGAGATTGATGTGTTGTTCCAAGTCGCATTGAACCCACGCAACAGCGCCTTGATCGGGTACTCACACTTCAATTCAGGCAAGTACTACAGCACGACGGCCGGGGTTCAAAACTTGGACGCCGACTTCTTCTACTTCCAGTATCAGACGCGATTCTAA